TTGGTGCAATGATGGTAGGATCGATTGTTCTTACAAAAGGTGAAAATGATGTAGTCAAAAGAGGTGATGAAATTGGTTACTTTAAATTTGGCGGCTCAACTATTTTGTTGTTatttaacaataaaatGTTTAAATTTGATTCCGATTTGgttaataattccaatacaTCGGTAGAAACATTGATTCGCATGGGTGAGAGTATCGGCCATGCACCAGAGATTGAAGAGTACAAGAGAGATCATATCGATTTTGGAGCTCAATCCAAGGATTTCAAGTTGAATTTAATCAGAGCCCTTACTGGTGGCGACTTAAGCAATTCCAAGGAGTTAAGTAATTGGGAAAGTGCCCATAcgaatattgaagatttggtaGATGTTGTAAAAGAGGACAACATTATCGAAAACGAAgaagaggatgatgaattagatgaagaaggtCTGTTCTATAGTAACGAAAGCGATGCATACGATTTATAATgcatatataaatcaatttaaATTAACAATACATATATTGCTTAACTAAACCCTTGTATAAAATTTACATTTTGATCCCATAACTTTTTTACCCCTGTAATTCATTTACAAAACTATTTACATATCATACCTCTGTTCAGAAAATACTCCTACAGGCGAGTAGAATTTGTCTTCATTAATTCCACTTGCTTCTTCCAATACGCGTACGTGCCACCCTAAATACTCAATATTGTGTTTAATATTCCGGATTTCATCGTATTTTCTCTGTACGAACTTTGGTTCCAAAATAAACTTCGTAACTAGTGGTGGTAAAACCAAGCCACTTAATAATCCAATTGTTGCAGGTGATTTAATAACTAAAGACATTGTTGATTGTATATTGATTTCGATACCAAATCATTTAGTGGGGATGCGATCAATTTATACTGCGAATTTGGTGGTACCCCGGAGAGACCCTGAACTCGGAACGCACATCATTTGTAAAATTGCTGTAGTGCAACGATTagtaatatttcaaaatcgGAATATATCGGGATATGATATGTATTTTATCTATATAGATGTACTTGGCATTGGAAAGCATATCTTATCAATCGAACCGCTTTAAAAATGTAGGTATATCAAATCACATCTAATATGTATGTACGActataaaattaattaatctAGGCCTTTTGTTGACCGCCATATAAGCTTCTCCATTCGTCAATTTTACTTTCATCGATTCTCTTAAACAAGTATTGGGCCTTACCAATGCAGTGACCAGGTTCTAAAACCAACTCAAACTTGTCAGTAATAGATAATGGAGGAGCATTCAAAACTTGGCAAATTTGGGTGGTACATTCTGGCATGAAAGGACTAATAATAGCACTAACCAAgtaaatcaaatttaaacCAACACCCATAACAGCATCAGATTTGTCCGGTAAATTggtatataaattattatctaaTTTGTTGTCTTGTAAAAATTGGTTACCACGAGATGAGATAGACATAGCAATTTCCAAACCACGACGTAAATTAACAGCTTCCATATTTTCAATGTAATTTGCTAATAATTGGTTGATTTCagtattaaatttattgtaGTCTGGAATGTTCTTTGGGTCAAATTCTGGGACAACCCCGTTATATTTGGCAATAACAAACTTGACCAATCTATTGACGAAGTTACCTAAGTTAGCTAATAACTCGGAGTTGTTTTTAGTAACAAATTCAGTCCAAGAGAAGTGTGAATCAGAGGATTCAGGTCTCACGGAGGCTAAGTAGTACCTCCAAACTGATGGAGAAATATTAGTTTCCTTGGCATTATTACCAAAAACACCTACACCTCTAGATTTAGAGAACTTACCATTTTCATATTGCAAGTATTCAGTTGTGTTCAAGTGGTGTAATTTAGTCCAATTGTCTTTGGTACCAATTTGGGAAGCTGGGAAAACAACTGTATGGAACGGAACATTATCCTTACCCATAAATTGGTATAAATCGACATTTTCTGGGTTTCTCCACCATTTCTTCCAGTCCTCTGTTTTATTGTCCTTGAAGTAATTGGCTGTGATAGATACATAACCGATAGTGGCATCAAACCAGACATACAAGACCTTGTCcttgaatttttccaatGGAACAGGTGTACCCCAAATCAAATCTCTTGTGATACATCTTGGTTCCAAGCCTTGCTTCAACCATGAATTAGTGATGGTCTTGGAATTCTTAGACCAAGCACCCTTTTCAGACGCTTCTTCAACCCATGCTTTAAGTTCTGGTTCCAAATCATCCAATTTAATGTAAATGTGAGTGGAGTTTCTAGGGATAGGTTTAGCATTATCAACCTTACAACGAGGGTTTACCAATTCGAATGGATTCAATAAGGAACCACATTTGTCACATTGATCGCCCCTGGCATCTTCGTATTGACATTTAGGACAAGTACCTTCAACAAATCTATCTGCCAAGAATGCATTATGTTCCTGACAGTACAATTGTTCAGTGGTTTTCTCTTCTAAATAGCCATTATCAAACAATTTCATAAAAATATCTTGGGCAATCTCAGTTTGCTGACTGGTGGTAGTTCTACCAAAGTAATCGAATCCTATATCAAACCAATCGTAAACATCCTTATGAATCTTATGGTATTTATCACACAATTGTTTTGGGGtaatcttttcttctaatgcTTTAGTTTCAGTAGCAGTTCCGTACTCATCTGTACCGCAAATGAACAAGGCATTATAATTTCTGTTCTTGGCATAACGAGCATAAATGTCTGCTGATAAAACTGAACCAACAATATTACCTAAATGTGGAACATTATTAACATAAGGCAAGGCAGACGTAATTAAGATATTTCTTTCGTTCTCCTTAGGAAGAATTCTATCCGCTTGCTTCTTGACTAAGTGACCTGTTTTCACCTTTTGGGCTCCAGTATTCTCGCTCTTTTGTCTCTCTAATGTTGTGATGGATAACGCATGCTTAATAGCCTCAGAAACCTTTGGAAGTTCACTAAATTCTTTAAACCACTTGTCAAATGGAGTCTCATACTTGCCGCCACTTAAAGCACCATACACAGCGGCAAAAAGAATAATCTGGCTCGTTGAAGTCTCGGCCTTTTCAAGCTTTATAGAGCTCTCATTGATAGCCTGAACAATCGCATcttttttatttgattttgcagCCTTGTAAAGACTAGTTTCTTCGAATTCGAGCAACTTATCTTTGTTGAAATCATTTGCAAGATATTTTACAATAGCATTCGGTTCCGATAATTCAAAACCTGACTTCTTATCGATCAATGAGAGAGATGACTCATTTTCACTTAAGGAAACACTTAATTTAGGTTGATAAATAGCAGAAACTAaagataatttcaaattactGGCCAATGTTAATAAGGAGCTACCCTTTTCACCAATTATCTGAAGCGAAGACatgttattatatttaatttgcCAGTATCTAGGATTAGtgatcttcttctgaagTGCCAAAAAGTTGAATGCTCATTCCTCATGAATTATAACACAAAACGGTTGAAAGGCCTTACTAAGGAAACCAGCTAGTAAGGAGATAACAAATACAGGAAATACATATGAATAATGCTAAGAGTGGTCAGAAACGTGAAATTCAAGACAAATGTCAATTTCGTGTCATCTAGGAACATAACCAGTCAGACTATTGATGAATGGAACAGCTTGATATCATCCAGAGGCTTCACTGCCAGAGACGATGAAACCAAAGTAGGTCCGGATAACATTTTGCTGGGAACAACATTTATAGCTAAGGACAATATAGCTACTACAAAGGAACCAACAACGTGTGCCTCTTGTATGCttgataattattatagTCCGTTCGATGCCACTGTAATATCCTTATTGGAAGAACAAGGTCTGACTATGGTTGGAAAAGCCAATTTGGATGAATTTGGTATGGGGTCTGCCAATGTTAATTCGTATTATGGGCATGCTGTTAACCCGTTATTTACAGAAGAGGAGCATATTACTGGTGGTTCGTCGGGGGGATCGGCAGCTAGTATACAAAGTGATTTAGCAACGTTTAGTCTTGGTACAGATACTGGAGGCTCGGTAAGATTGCCTGCGAGCTATTGCGGTATTGTAGGTCTTAAACCAACTTATGGAAGAATATCTAGATGGGGTGTGATTCCTTATGCTCAAAGTCTAGATACTGTTGGGATTTTAGCGAAAGATGTCGAAACTGTACAGAAGGTTTTCAAGGTTTTAGATAAACATGATCCTAAAGACCCTACGTCATTACCAACCGAGTTTAGAGAGGAATTAAAGAAGGAGAAACAAAAGTATCAGAAAAATAGGTCGCAATTGGTCTTTGGAGTTCCTGATGAGTTTTTAGTTGCAGAATTATCGCAAGGGACAAGAGAGCATTGGCTGCACATGCTAAGTACAATACAAGATATGGGCCATATAGTACGGAGAGTATCTATACCATCTATCAAGAAGCTGATCCTGGCATACCTCGCCTTAGCTACGGCGGAAGCATCCTCGAATCTTTCTCGTTACGATGGGGTACGATTTGGGTttaataccaataatttgaaagattcaCCCCTCGAGCTTATAGCAGAAAACAGGAGTACATCCTTGGGTCTTGAAGtccaaagaagaataatcCTTGGTAATTATACTATGTCGGCAGGCTCTGGAAATCATTACTTCAAGGCAACCGATGAGCGCCGAGATATCGTTGAAGACTATAacgaaatattgaattttccaaatttattgatgaatgaACCTGGTGAGTCTCTGTCTGAAAAATgtgatattattgttaCTCCTACAGCTATGAGTGGCCCATTGAGCGTGGAAGAATATTTACGTCATGATAGAGAGAACTTTTTAAATAGTTACGTGAATGATATATTGACAGTTCCCGCTTCATTAGCAGGAATGCCAGCTATATCTATACCATGGAATACACCGGGAACGGATTCATCTATTCCACAGGGAATGCACCTAATGGCTCAATTTGGTGATGACcactttcttcttgattttgCCGCAGAATTGATGAAAGTGAATAGTACTACATAGTTAGTTATTTGTCTTGTATATACTGTAAACataaataaagataatgcTATATTTAAACAATATATGAAATGAACAGTTGAATATCATAACATCATTAGTAACTGATTGACTAGAAAGAGTTGGTAAGAAAGTAGAACTAAaccataaatataaaaatgcAATAGGTATATAAAAGAATAGAAAATAAATgttgaaattattttcttgaagttCATTTAATGTCTACCTAATAAAGTCAAAAATTCTTCTCTTGTCTTCTGTTGATCACGGAAACACCCAAGCATACAACTGGTTGTAGTCGAAGAACCAGTCTTTTGGACCCCTCTACTAACCATACACATATGAGTTGCTTCTATAACAACAGCGACTCCCCTTGGTTTTAAGATTTCGCCCAATGCCATCGCAATTTGTTTCGTTAATCTTTCTTGAACTTGGAATCTTCTGGCATACATTTCTGCCAAACGGGCCAATTTGGATAATCCTAATACTCTCTTATTCGGAATATACGCAATGTGAGCCTTACCAAAGAACGGAACTAAGTGATGCTCGCATAATGAGTATATCTCAATGTCTCTTACAATAACCATCTCATCATGATTTTCCTCGAAAACTGCTCTCTTGATAACATCTCtaatattatcttcataCCCTTTTGTAAAGTATAACATTGCACGCGCATAACGTTCTGGAGTTTCCAATAATCCTTCTCTATCAACGTCTTCTCCTAACTCGGTCAATATAGTCTTAACGGCAGAAGCTATCCTCATTTCTCTACCATTGGCTTCTTCCTGTGTTTGTTCGATACGAGAACGAGCCCCTCTAGATGGCCAAGATAATCCATCATTGTCAATAGGAGGGTTTAAGGTACATGGTGACGCAACCCTGGTTTGTAAAGGTGTGCCAAAGCTCGGGTTAGTGTCATCGCCAGCTAATCTCGATCTTTTCAAGGGTAAAATCGGTTTTGGGGAGTAAGTACCATTAAATGGTTCACTTTTTGCTGGCTCATCATTCTTCCCTGAcatgatttattatatgtTTTTCACCTTCTAATACTATTGTCAAAGCTTGAAAAACCTGTTAATCTTTGTCATTAATGAACGATTAGATCTTTTCGCAGTTGTCGAATTTTATTCACGTGAAAGTGTATGATAGTTAGACTCGGATAACTTCAGAATACAGACACCTGGTTACATACTACAAGACTATACAGATACACTTAACTTACTTTCAATGATAcaaaaaaatcataaatTCGTAGAAAAAATTACTCACATAAAAAAAAGGATATATAAACGTTAAAAACTATTAATAATCGTTATTGAATGGCTTTACTCACAGAATGGATTCAAAGCACGAACAGTCAAACAAGGTAAAGCCATACCTATTTCAGCCCTAATAAGGATTGGAACTTGTGTCAACTCTCTGATCTCTTGAATATACGAACCACTGTCAACCCTGGTAATAAGGTCTTGCAAGTATGGCTTCAAGCCACTTAATGCGTCGATATCACTAGCACCATTAGTGGAGTCTGACTTGatcaatgatgatgaattagttCTGACATTCTTGGGGAAAGAAGACGACCTAGTAGGTGACGATGGCATTGATCTTGTGTTCAAATCTCTAGATCCTAGATCTGCTTTATTGATCGAAGGAATGGATATATTTGGAACTTCCAAGTTCAATTTGGTTAATTTCTGAATAATTGAATCAGACATAACATTATTCTTTTCCAATAAAGTCTTGCTTTGCATCTTTGCTGCCTGCAATGATGAGGTTCTGTATTTGTTCTTGATGGACGATCTGTACGATAAAGAAGACTGTTCATCAGGTGGAATAAATGTAGCCGAGTCGACACCCTTTTCCCAGTAAAGTTCCAAGAGCCTAGAAGATTTATCAAACTCTGCCTTGACTAATGGTAACTGATCACCGTGAACCCTCTTCTCAACACCGAATTCAGGAATAAATACATCGAATGATGATTCATAAACTTGAATGACTGTACCCATACACAATAATTGGCCGGCACTTTCActgatttcattaatagTTTGGGATAATAATAAGTGGATTGCCTGTTCTTGAGCATTAGCAGCACAATCTTTCTTGAAGTTACAGTAATCAGCTGTTGCCTTTAATGCATCCAAATCTACTGATCTATCTTCATCTGCTTTGCTGAGTACTGTTTTCAATTGTCTATGAACAATTAGGTCTGCGTATCTCCTTAGTGGAGCTGTGAAATGAGTGTATAATGGaatgttgaaataataatgaccaTAACTGTCAGGATCTTGCTTCCCCGCCACATAGTATTTTCCTCTTGACATGCACTTGtacaataatatttcaacacaTTGTCTTTTAACAGgatcttgaatttttaaGATGGATCTTTGTAAAGTCGAAGAATTAGTTGTGTCAATCTTAAATCCTAAATTAGTTGCCCTTCTTACAAAGGCCTCCATTTTTTGTAATGTCGGTAATGAGTGACGACGTAATAAAGCCTGGTCTCCTAGGCTTGCATGAATCTTTGCCGCAATAGCATTATTCACTTTATGAGAAATTTCATTCACGATGTCAAAAGAAAGACTATccttgaaaatattcaaatgtaAATTAACcttttcatcatctaatTGATCCAATAAAGTCAAATTTGGGGTGATACCTAAGTCCCTATCAGCTAATCTTTGACGACGAAACTCTTTCGCAATCAAGCCAAAAGTTTTGATATAATCAGAGGTTGCAGATGAGATGTTAGTAACCTGCTTACCATCTAAAATTCGGTCAAAAGATTCATACTTGACAATTTGTTTAGGAACAATAATAGATTCATGAATGTAAAgatcttcaacttcaaagTTAGTTGTGTCAATTTCAAAGACAACTGAGAGTGCTAAGTTTCTTTCATTCTCCTTGAAggaaatcaaattattcactTGTTGCGGGAATAAATGAGTAATCTTCTGAGGTAAAAATACAGATGATGATCTCTTTTTTGCCTTTCGATCTAATACAGAACCAGGTTTGATATAGAAAGCGATATCAGCAGCATGGAATCCTACTTCAATCTTAGTATCTGAAAGTCTTTTGACGTGCAACGCGTGGTCAACGAATTCCCCATTTTGAGAAAACGATATAATATAATCGTTCAAGTATTCTGTCCTGTCGATATTGTTTAATTCAGATTCAATACTTGAGAAATCATTGATAAACGAGCTTATAATtccattatcatcatcttcggGGTATTCATCACATAAGAAATTGTTATCTCTTAAAATCGAATTGATTTCCGTTTCAGGATCATCAATCTTGGCTAATTTGCTAACTAATGTACCAAATGGATGTAATGAGGTGATTGGCCACCTCTTAATCGAAGcaacaaataattgatcAGCGTACCTCTCGTGATTCTCTACGAAATCCTTTGGCGCCTGTTCCGTTGGAATAGCAATTAAAGGTACTTTCTTATCGGTCGGCTTAAACCAGACGATTTTAGGTGCCTTCGGTTGTTGGATTGATGGCTCTTTTCCGTACTTCTTATCCTTAGCCGCTTGTGCTGCTTGAGCAGGTCTCAATAATCCTAAGGTACCAGCAAACAATTGGCCAGGTATACGATCAACAACTGCAACAACATGGCCTGCGTACAATGGCTTGATTTCATCGTTGATctcctcttcttcaaccAAAAGCAACGATTGGCCTTCAACTTcaacatcatcatttttcttcatgGTAGGTCTTTGTTTCAATGAACCTCTTCTTGTCAAACCTGAATCTCCATCAGCTTCAGATTTGTCCTCTGTTTCACCACTTGTTGTAGGGGCTGATGTGGAAGTTGCGTCATTGTGAATATCATCgttcattattgaagtGGTTGGAGTCTTACCTAAGGTGTTGTcctttcttctcttcttctcctcTTTTTCCTTCTTGGAGTCCCAAACTTCATCGACaaccaataattcaatggCTACTAAATCGCCCTCCAAAGCACGATTACGATCCTTTGAACcacaaatgaaaatatcgGCATCTAATAAGCCATCAGTTGAAACGTAAGCATCCGACCTATTCTTTTTGTTAACTCTTAATGTACCAGTAACTAAGCGACCGTCATTGATTAATTCAGGTAACGACGATTGAGGTAAGTAAGGAGCAAAGAGAGATTTACGGCCACTTCCGTTTCCACCTCCcccattattatttggcATAAACTGAGATAACGACGAAATAGATGAGCCTCCACCATACGAGCTATTACGCGGTCTATGTCCGGGGACAAATGAGGCTTGAGGAGGCTCAAGTTGTGACGACTGTTGTCTCTGATGTTGCTGCTGTTGTGATCTCCAGTTCGTATTCATATTGGCAGCGCCATTTGGGTCGAAATTTCTGGAGCCAGATCTATAGTGAGAACCACGTCTTTGATGACCTCTCTCTGGACTTTGATTGATGGTGAAGTTCGGGGTTGGAGGTAATAATGAGCTATTTTCCGGAGGAAATTTAAATGATTGCTGTCCGTAGGCTAAAGACTTAGATCTATTATGCGCAGATCCAGAAGACCCACCTGAATACGAAGAATCATTATCACCGCCCTCGGCACCTGAACTTGGAGGAAATTTAAACGATCCAATACTGTCATTGGGCTTAGGACTGTCATTGGATTTTGGACTAGTACTTGAATTATCACCGGTTGGGCTCAATGATGTTCTATTTGTTTGTCTTTGGTTCGCAGCAGCTTTGATTGCTTCATTCAATCCCAAAGAATGTCTTCTGTTGTGGCCCATATTCTGGTTCGAGGCTGATCCTGTTCTTCTATGGCCC
This is a stretch of genomic DNA from Debaryomyces hansenii CBS767 chromosome G complete sequence. It encodes these proteins:
- a CDS encoding DEHA2G20284p (similar to uniprot|Q03557 Saccharomyces cerevisiae YMR293C), with translation MLRVVRNVKFKTNVNFVSSRNITSQTIDEWNSLISSRGFTARDDETKVGPDNILSGTTFIAKDNIATTKEPTTCASCMLDNYYSPFDATVISLLEEQGSTMVGKANLDEFGMGSANVNSYYGHAVNPLFTEEEHITGGSSGGSAASIQSDLATFSLGTDTGGSVRLPASYCGIVGLKPTYGRISRWGVIPYAQSLDTVGILAKDVETVQKVFKVLDKHDPKDPTSLPTEFREELKKEKQKYQKNRSQLVFGVPDEFLVAELSQGTREHWSHMLSTIQDMGHIVRRVSIPSIKKSISAYLALATAEASSNLSRYDGVRFGFNTNNLKDSPLELIAENRSTSLGLEVQRRIILGNYTMSAGSGNHYFKATDERRDIVEDYNEILNFPNLLMNEPGESSSEKCDIIVTPTAMSGPLSVEEYLRHDRENFLNSYVNDILTVPASLAGMPAISIPWNTPGTDSSIPQGMHLMAQFGDDHFLLDFAAELMKVNSTT
- a CDS encoding DEHA2G20306p (similar to uniprot|P51601 Saccharomyces cerevisiae YGR267C FOL2 GTP-cyclohydrolase); translation: MSGKNDEPAKSEPFNGTYSPKPILPLKRSRLAGDDTNPSFGTPLQTRVASPCTLNPPIDNDGLSWPSRGARSRIEQTQEEANGREMRIASAVKTILTELGEDVDREGLLETPERYARAMLYFTKGYEDNIRDVIKRAVFEENHDEMVIVRDIEIYSLCEHHLVPFFGKAHIAYIPNKRVLGLSKLARLAEMYARRFQVQERLTKQIAMALGEILKPRGVAVVIEATHMCMVSRGVQKTGSSTTTSCMLGCFRDQQKTREEFLTLLGRH
- a CDS encoding DEHA2G20240p (no similarity); translated protein: MSLVIKSPATIGLLSGLVLPPLVTKFILEPKFVQRKYDEIRNIKHNIEYLGWHVRVLEEASGINEDKFYSPVGVFSEQRYDM
- a CDS encoding DEHA2G20262p (similar to uniprot|P00958 Saccharomyces cerevisiae YGR264C MES1 Methionyl-tRNA synthetase), whose protein sequence is MSSLQIIGEKGSSLLTLASNLKLSLVSAIYQPKLSVSLSENESSLSLIDKKSGFELSEPNAIVKYLANDFNKDKLLEFEETSLYKAAKSNKKDAIVQAINESSIKLEKAETSTSQIILFAAVYGALSGGKYETPFDKWFKEFSELPKVSEAIKHALSITTLERQKSENTGAQKVKTGHLVKKQADRILPKENERNILITSALPYVNNVPHLGNIVGSVLSADIYARYAKNRNYNALFICGTDEYGTATETKALEEKITPKQLCDKYHKIHKDVYDWFDIGFDYFGRTTTSQQTEIAQDIFMKLFDNGYLEEKTTEQLYCQEHNAFLADRFVEGTCPKCQYEDARGDQCDKCGSLLNPFELVNPRCKVDNAKPIPRNSTHIYIKLDDLEPELKAWVEEASEKGAWSKNSKTITNSWLKQGLEPRCITRDLIWGTPVPLEKFKDKVLYVWFDATIGYVSITANYFKDNKTEDWKKWWRNPENVDLYQFMGKDNVPFHTVVFPASQIGTKDNWTKLHHLNTTEYLQYENGKFSKSRGVGVFGNNAKETNISPSVWRYYLASVRPESSDSHFSWTEFVTKNNSELLANLGNFVNRLVKFVIAKYNGVVPEFDPKNIPDYNKFNTEINQLLANYIENMEAVNLRRGLEIAMSISSRGNQFLQDNKLDNNLYTNLPDKSDAVMGVGLNLIYLVSAIISPFMPECTTQICQVLNAPPLSITDKFELVLEPGHCIGKAQYLFKRIDESKIDEWRSLYGGQQKA
- a CDS encoding DEHA2G20328p (similar to uniprot|P24276 Saccharomyces cerevisiae YDR293C SSD1 Protein with a role in maintenance of cellular integrity), with product MSADNNSGSHNNSSDNLSNPGSSEGAGSKKPRNLHIAHRRSPSELTTLMVEQYNLQRQLEQVQLQQKQIMQAQQMTQQYSYPSKNSGGNNSGGSNTNTNASELMPPPSNYRSHSRSSSINSNSGGSGQGHRRTGSASNQNMGHNRRHSLGLNEAIKAAANQRQTNRTSLSPTGDNSSTSPKSNDSPKPNDSIGSFKFPPSSGAEGGDNDSSYSGGSSGSAHNRSKSLAYGQQSFKFPPENSSLLPPTPNFTINQSPERGHQRRGSHYRSGSRNFDPNGAANMNTNWRSQQQQHQRQQSSQLEPPQASFVPGHRPRNSSYGGGSSISSLSQFMPNNNGGGGNGSGRKSLFAPYLPQSSLPELINDGRLVTGTLRVNKKNRSDAYVSTDGLLDADIFICGSKDRNRALEGDLVAIELLVVDEVWDSKKEKEEKKRRKDNTLGKTPTTSIMNDDIHNDATSTSAPTTSGETEDKSEADGDSGLTRRGSLKQRPTMKKNDDVEVEGQSLLLVEEEEINDEIKPLYAGHVVAVVDRIPGQLFAGTLGLLRPAQAAQAAKDKKYGKEPSIQQPKAPKIVWFKPTDKKVPLIAIPTEQAPKDFVENHERYADQLFVASIKRWPITSLHPFGTLVSKLAKIDDPETEINSILRDNNFLCDEYPEDDDNGIISSFINDFSSIESELNNIDRTEYLNDYIISFSQNGEFVDHALHVKRLSDTKIEVGFHAADIAFYIKPGSVLDRKAKKRSSSVFLPQKITHLFPQQVNNLISFKENERNLALSVVFEIDTTNFEVEDLYIHESIIVPKQIVKYESFDRILDGKQVTNISSATSDYIKTFGLIAKEFRRQRLADRDLGITPNLTLLDQLDDEKVNLHLNIFKDSLSFDIVNEISHKVNNAIAAKIHASLGDQALLRRHSLPTLQKMEAFVRRATNLGFKIDTTNSSTLQRSILKIQDPVKRQCVEILLYKCMSRGKYYVAGKQDPDSYGHYYFNIPLYTHFTAPLRRYADLIVHRQLKTVLSKADEDRSVDLDALKATADYCNFKKDCAANAQEQAIHLLLSQTINEISESAGQLLCMGTVIQVYESSFDVFIPEFGVEKRVHGDQLPLVKAEFDKSSRLLELYWEKGVDSATFIPPDEQSSLSYRSSIKNKYRTSSLQAAKMQSKTLLEKNNVMSDSIIQKLTKLNLEVPNISIPSINKADLGSRDLNTRSMPSSPTRSSSFPKNVRTNSSSLIKSDSTNGASDIDALSGLKPYLQDLITRVDSGSYIQEIRELTQVPILIRAEIGMALPCLTVRALNPFCE